The following nucleotide sequence is from Juglans microcarpa x Juglans regia isolate MS1-56 chromosome 6D, Jm3101_v1.0, whole genome shotgun sequence.
AATACTCAGATTCGCAGCTGGAACGAAAGACCGTCGGCTGTTTTTTAGCACTCCAGGAAACCAAGTTATCACCTAGATAGATAGAATAACCAGAGGTCGAACGGCGAGTATCAGGGCAGTCGGCCCAATCAGTATCAGAATAGGCAACGAGAGCACCAGGAGAAGAGGAGGGGCGGAAAGTTAAGCCAAAGTGAATTGTGCCCTTAACATAGCGGAGGATGCGCTTAACAGCCAGAAAATGATCTTCAGTGGGGGCATGCAAAAATTGGCTGACAGAGTTGACAGCATGAGCAATGTCGGGCTGTGTGATAGTCAAGTACTGAAGTGCTCCAACAAGAGATCTGTAGAGAGTGGGGTCGGAAAACAGAGAGCCATCGGCGGACAAATGCTGAGAAACAACCATAGGAATGTGGACAGGCTTACTGTCAAGTAACTGAGCTCGAGAAAGAATATCCCGTGCATATTTGAGCTGACTGATAAAGAAACCATCAGAAGTTGGAGTAgcttcaagaccaagaaaatagCTGAGAGAGCCCAAGTCCTTAGTGGCAAACTCTGAATTGAGTTTACAAGTGAAGCTGTCAAGAAGTGAGGAATTGTTGCCTGTAATAatgatgtcatcaacataaagaagcaGATAGATAATATTCGACTTCTGATGATAGATAAAAAGAGATGTGTCAGCACGACTGCAAGAGAAACCAAGGTGAATTAGAAAAGTGCTAAAGCTCTGAAACCAGGCACGAGGGGCTTGCTTGAGACCATAGAGAGCTTTCTTCAGCTGGCAAACATGGTTGGGGAAGCGAGGATCAATGTACCCTGGAGGCTGCTCCATATAAACTTGATCAGTGAGAGTACCATTGAGAAACGCGTTCTTGACATCAAGTTGACGAAGAGGTCATTTCTATGTCACAGCAAGAGAGAGCACAACGCGAATAGTAGTAGCCTTGATAACAGGACTGAAGGTATCGGTGTAGTCAAGACCAGGTACCTATGTATAACCCTTAGCAACTAGACGGGTTTTGAGGCGCTCAACAGATCCATCGGGCAAGTATTTGATTCGAAAAACCCATTTAGAGCCCACAATGTTGGTGTTGGCAGGCTGAGGGACCAAAACCCAAGTATGATTATTTTTCAgtgcatgaatttcttcatctaTAGCAGCAAGCCAATCAGGATTCTTAGCAGCAGATTTGAAGCCTTTAGGCTCAGTCGATGCAAGGAGAGCGGGAAGAGGACCAGAAGTACCTAAGAAACTGAGATTGGCCGGATGACGAGTCTTGAAAATGCTAACTTTAGCTCTCGTAAGCATAGGGTGAGTGCCCATCGGAATCACGGCAGCAGGTATGGGATCCATACTGGACTCAGGCAGAGATGAACTGGGAGCCGAGTGCTGCAAAGAAGGACCTGCAAGAGAATCAGGAACCTGCAAGGACTCATTCATTGGATCAGTACACATAATACATGGATTGGACCCAGATTGAGTAGTATGTGGGGAATAGGCATCAGAAGGAGAGGGAGGCGGATCGATATGGATAAGGCTTGGTTCGAGGAAATTGGAAAAATGAAATGAGGATATGGGTTGGGCCTGAGAGGTAGTAAGGGAAGGAAAATGAGTTTCATCAAATTGGGCATGGCGGGTAATATAAAGCCTAGAGGTAGTGGGATCGAGACAACGAAATCCTTTGTGAGAGGAACTGTAACCCAGAAAAATACACGGGATGCTGCAAGGAGAAAATTTGTTAGGCATATAATCACGCAAACAAGGGTAAACACGACAACCAAAAGGATGAAAGTTTTCATAATTCGGAGAGTTACCATACAAAATCTCAAAAGGTGATTTACCTCCAAGAAGCGGTGTGGGCAAGCAGTTGATGATGTAGGCTGCAGTGCTGAAAGCGTCAACCCAAAAACAAGGAGAAATGTGAGAATGAAAAAGAAGTGTTAATCCTGTCTCAGTCACATGACGGTGTTTTCTTTCAGCACGACCATTTTGGACGGGTGTATATGGACATGAGAGCTGATGGTGAATGCCAGAAGAACGAAGATGGTCTTGAAAGAAATTACTGGTAAATTCAATACCTCCGTCACTTTGGAAAACTTTGATACGAGCAGAGTATTGATTTTtgacaaatttttgaaattgaataaaaacatTAGAAAAGTCAGATTTCAATTTCAAAGGATAAAGCCATGTGAAGCGAgaataatcatcaataaaaagaacataataGGCAAATCCTAAATTTGATTTGATAGGGGAGGGACCCCATAGATCGCAATGGATAAGATCAAGCACTTTGGACAACCTATGTTCATTATGAGAATAAGGTAAGCGATGactttttacaatttgataTGTACTACATATTCTAGGAGAAGGCAACAAAGAGGTAAGATAAACCtgtccttttttatttaataaagaaataatagaatgaTTGACATGTCCAAGTTGTGCATGCCATAAATCATATGACGCATGAAGcgatttatttttaaggataGAAATAAAGGCAGAATTGCCTCGCTCGAGCACATATAAGCCTCCATCACGCTTGTCGGTTGCCACCACCTTTCCTGTTTTGCGATTCTAAACAGTGAACAAATTTTTAGTAAATGTAACAGATGATGGAAAATCATATGTTAATTTACTAATGGAAAGTAAATTTTTGGTGAGGCGACGTACAACTAGGACATCGAGAAGATGAAGATTTGGGGAAGGAGAAATTTTACCGGTGTGGGTAATGGGTAGTGACGCACCATTCCCAACAACTACACAATCCTTACCCATGTAAGTAGTGGACTGGTCCAATTGAGAGTGATCCATGGTCATATGGGCCGAGGCCCCTGTATCCACAAACTAATCGGGGCCCATATCTTCATTGAGAGAGCAGGAGCTTGTAAAGGCTTCGGCAAGTTGAGCAGAAGGCTCACTTCGAGCTAGCGTTGACGGCAGCGGTCGGCATAGTGGCCTTCAAGCCTACAAATCTGGCACCATGGGGGACGACGTCCTTGGCCTGAGTTGGAGCGTCCTTGTCCACTGCCATGCCTATGCGTGCGACCTCGATGGTTGCGAGAAAAACCACCACGATGGGTGGAATTAGGGGTAGCTGTAAAAGTCGCAACAGAGGATGGAGAGGAGTCCAGAGACTTCTAAAAAATCTCAAAGCTCTCTGCTTTGGAGATTAAATCCGCGAATGTAGGAAGAGGGGTTTGGGCCATCTGTGCGGTAAAGAAGGTCGAGAAATCGCTGCCGAGCCCACGGAGGAACCAGTGCACCTTGTCGGTGCCATCAACGGGACAACCAATTGCATGAAGTTGGTCACAAAGTGATTTGAAAGCACGAGCATACTCGACAACAAATCTGGTGCCGCGTTTCATTAACTGTAAGTCATCTTTGAGGCGTAACTCTCGGGCCTTAGATTGATGGCTGAATGTATTCTCAAGTGCGAGCCATACGTCGCGTGTAGTGGAGAGGCCAACCACCTCAACCATGGCTTCCTCGGTGAGGGAGGAAAGCAAGAGACTGAGAAGGCATTGATCAGTAGCCTTCCACGCCAGATGTTTGTCACTTGGTGTGAGAGAGGTGGCAGTTTCAAATCTTGGGGGCGGCACAAGGGTGCCATCAACATAACCCAATAATTCTTAACTCTCAAGAAGAGGTAGGAGTTGATTTTTCCAAAggagataatttgaggaagaaagTTTGATAGTTATCATGTGGATTAAGGTGTTGAAGGGAGAAGGGTGGGAGAGGTTTCAGAAGCCATGAGATAAAAAAGAGAGGATTAGTGGGTTGCTAAACCAgtttggctcttgataccatgagaATATTTGAAATCCTCCTTATCTTTGAGAGGTGAGTTGTATTGCTTTATATAAAACTTTACAAATTGTGTAACCGAAATACAAATCAATTGCTGTACaattaaaaaggaaacaatacaaaaataaatctcctaAAATCACGTTGGTCAACTTTGACATGTATGGGAAGATTGTGATTGAGGAGTGATATCCTCAACATAATAGATATCGTAAGCATATGTAAGCAAACTTaaaaatgaatgcatgaacatgagactttatttatgcattgaatttttcaaaaagaaaatatcgtgtatatcatgactttcataatcatttctttcataaaacatcttttcaatcattttcatgCTTGTGAGTTCGGGTTCTTGTTCATATATCATAGCATAACTTTGAGTTCAAGGCCTTTCTTGACTTTAACTTATAAATGGATACATCATGGCTTCCCTATGCACCGTATATTCTCCGTTAGTTACTGCATCAACTATTGGTCACTTTGATcaaggtgactacgtcttaCTTTTAATCATTCATATTACGTCAATTCGCTTTTTGCTTTCATCGTAGGGCACCaactagctttaggtgcaacccTGCTCcggtatccttttcttttaggaaccattcAAGATCCGTCGACTGTATTTCGTCGACCCAcaggttaccactctattttaAACACTCCTGAGTGGACAGAGAAGTTCCATTAGGACATTTTTTTGTCCTAACCTTTGGAGTCATgacaaaacttttaaaagactcattttctttttaaagactTTCACAATCCCAATACATGTGACATGAACTATGAAACTTAAAACTTCCATGGGACACATGAAATGCCAAAACTTAATCATGACtatataacaaacaatcatGCATAACCTTGTACATTTCGCattacggcttgaaaatattagaacatgcaactatgttctttttcataaattctGAGGCATTCGAATTGGTTTTCAATCATTAAAActtcaatcacataatattAATACTTCATCCATGATCATGGGCAAGACCTATCAACCTTGAAATATACATTAGACCAACTTTTTAGGAACTTAGAATCTTATAATGCGtttaataaaactttatcaatgaACATGCATTTGTAGCTGAAACATACTTATGGAAAGGCAAGTATTTTATAGACTTAATCATCTAAAAGATTCGGTCATATAACAAATATTCATGAACGTGTTAAGAATTATGCAATCCGAACCTTAAATGTGGCCTTTCATTCCATTTTCATGATATGAACTAACAACCATAAACCATTTCAATCATATATTGGATAATCATACAAGGAAAAGATTATATCACATGGAAAAAGTATCATTATTTCAAGTACCAACTTGCAACCAAACAACAAACGAGttcacatgacatatacataaaatattcaaatacaaGTTAGagatttacttacaaaaaatccAACGTCCAATAAAATAAGCAAGCTAAAAAATATAGTAACAAGGTCATAAGAGTCCATTCTCTCTAAACCCTAAACCGTGCATTAGTGAGTATTGTGCCCTCAACATATTTCCAAGAAATAATCCCTCAATGTTCGGACCTCCCTTCCTCAAGTCTGAAGCtggcataaaaaaaaacaaaccttaGTTCATAAAAACACTATAGCCATGGCCTTCATTCTCAAAACATCATGCTTACGATCTTAAAGCAATGAAGTTGAGTTTGTATTCttttagaagaaaacaaaaccctaatctgGCCGAGTGTGTGCATGAGTATGCTCGTGTGAGAAACTTCACAAGAACCAAAACTATATTCTTCTTGGTCgtggttgtgtgtgtgtgagcaaGTGTTCATGGTGAACTTAGTCGAGTCCTAAACTTGCTTCATTTGGCCGTGTGTGTAGTGTAAGGAAAAAAGAGTGTTTTTGCTTCTTACCTTGCGTGACTCCCTTCCTAGAAAGTATCATCTAGCTTTTCTTGCACATAAAATGGTGTTTGGAAGAAGTGAGTGTAATGTGAATGATGTTTGGATGGAAAGAAAGTGATGGAAAATAGATAGTGTTGTGGCTGAAACCTTCAAGAGAATTTCACCAAGTGACTACAAAAATACTTTAGGGTTTTCGGCTCCTTTCCCTTATATAGGCATAAGAGACTTCTTGAATAAGCTAAACTTCcttgcatggatgccaagtggcgcTTCACCCATTAAGCCTCTTCCACTTTCCTATCTTTGGATTGTATTGGGAAGCAAATGCATCTTTTTGGATAAGTGGGGTGGCCTCCTCAAAACCAAAGCTCCACTTCCCTTTTTGACATTCATTTTGTGTCTTGGTTCATTGTATCTAATGGCAAAATGGTCAATGGTCATTCTTCAAGTTAAGATCTTCCTCAATCATCTAcaagtgtgcatgtgtgtcatGTGGTGTATGAAGAGTGTGTAAGTGTGGTGGCCGAAAAGCTCATCTCCTTCCCAAGAAGATATTTCTTCTACCAATGTCTTGGACATTGTGTGATTGGTCATTGTGGGTGGCAATGCACAAGTCCCTTTGCCTTAGTCATCCATCTCATGGGTTTCCCACCAAGATTTCTTCTAAAAACCCTAGGCATGTGGCTTTCCATTTCCCATATAGATCTTGCCCCTTCCCAAGACAATACATCATCTCTTTCccttttgcatgcatgacacttggccATATCTTCTAAAAATCGAAATCCTCCCCCACTATGGTTGTCGTGCATGGCCTCTTGGCCTTCCCTAGGCTCCACTTTCCATACccttatcattttccttctagAAACCTCCCTATATTAATGACAAGTGTCACAAGACCTCTTCTTACAAGCAAACtttcttgcatgcatgacacatggcaagaagGTGGGTGATCCTCTATGGTAGGCGTGCAAGGCCAAACCCTAGACTCTCTCACCTCTCTTCCCTCAATTTAATccagattcatcaagtcctaaCTATAGGCTTCATTGGATGACATGTGGTGTCCAAGAATTCAGGTTGGACGTGTGCCCTAACTCTATTGGGCTtaaaaaccctaattcccttATAGAGGCCAAAACActcatgggcttgggccttTCTCAAGGCCTTAGATACCTAGTACCAAACCAAATTTCTAATTGGGTTATTCCACCTCTCTTTGcccaaattaataatatttaataaaattttatagaaagCTTAGCAAAAATCTTGGTCGTCACGtacagataagatgaaataaaagttgaataaaatattactttttaatattatttttgttttgaaatttcaaaaaattaaattgtttattatattttgtatgaaaattttaaaaatttataatgatttaatAAGATGTAATGATTTGTATAACTAAACGAGACCTCAAAGTATTGGCATTAGCTTAATCATGCCATAAAATCCTGTTAAATGGATAATTTGAGTTCGAATTAGCTACATCAAATTAggcaatttcaaaatattttaactttttgataaaatacttaggaTGGTTCAACAAATTTGCTCTTCACTATAATAAAgccatattaatattttattcgattttGATAGCCGCtacattttttatgatttatttctctttttccacacTTCCTCTCTCATTTGTCCTCTCATCCAGCAGAAGTCTTctccacaaaatatattttatttgattaaaaattaacatataACTAGTAGAACTGCAAAAtacgttaaaaaaaattagataacaaaataaaataaaaaagtctgaaattaataatattttattattttatagaatttagaTAGATAATCTAACATGAAATTAAGTTTTgagtgaaataaataaaaggcaAAATGTGCAATATTAGATAAACTTTAATGCTAGTGCCAAATAATGTCCATTTCAGCAACGAAGTATTGAGATAGGGatgtcatatatttttttttcctctctaatCAGATAGGGATATGTCAAAACCTCGTACAAATTCGATGTTTTCACTCTTTCTTGAAAGAAACACCATCTAGTAGAGGTGAGCACTGACTTTGAATTTGTCCGAGTCTAAATCCAAACTCCGATTTTGATTTGTGTAGGTTCCAATCCGATTCTGACTTTGGAGTTGGAGTGGAGTTGGATTTAGGCTTTCagttttgagttatttttagcttcatatttagctcattttaaaaaagaattttttgtgacctttcaaatctcaattttttcaaaaaatctaaaactaaatcatttacTACTAATTTACTTCCATATTAatatctaactttttttttataatagacttatattatagtgtctaattacatgttatcatactatagtattctatattatttttagtatctaattatatgttattattctaatgtctaacttatttctagcTTAATTGTATACTAGattttctagtgtctaattacatgttattatatttttataaattagtatatgtgTGATTAATTATTGTACTagatttatttaaatactagtgtctaatttatttctatacttgattatgcattgtagtaatactatgatatttacatatactaaactatcattagtctatttatattatagcataagtgtattattttataaaaattaactcatactattatatttttgaatttaactatataagttctagttataatactatataagtatactagtatatacgataaatatatagataaatacatatttttataacatatgtacaacaTTGAAGTTGGAttcagagtcagagtcggagggcAAAGTTAGAGTTGGAGCATCAAGTCGAAATCAGAGTCGGTCCAGCGACACctccaactctgactctgactaaaaaattaaaaaaaaaaaatcaacttgttTTGTTGGAGTTGGAACAGAATTAGAGCATAGCTGGATTCATAGTtagattttcagatttttgctcagcTCTAACACTATCCTCCAATTTGATCAAATATGTGTAAATTCTCTTTATTTCCCATAGTCCACAAATTCAATTTATCTTAGAAAAAacctattcatcatctattttttcattattctttcatcatccatgatgtgacattagataataggtttacaagtgaaatataataaatagtttccaATAATCTTATGTCACATCATGAGATAATaggaagatgatgagaattgagatgataagtagcattactcttgtttataaaaaaatatctttcagtttttgtctaaatttgaagattttggagtataaaagaaatagacacgtaaaataatcatgtaatgtttattactgttcatatgattttgtttaacaatattaaatatataataaatataatattaatcttatattaataaaacaCTCTTAAAAAGCCTGTGCTAAAGATAGTTGAATAAGTGCAAGATTTGATGTTGATATATTACTGAATTATATATCAAATTCTGTAAATTTTCAAAGATAATTCTCGAGGGAGATATCCACGCATCATTATAAACACGACGACGTTACAGGCCCAGCTTGTCGGTGGTATGGAATGTAGAACATCCCGTGAAAATCCAAGGAATCTCAGAAGCAACAGAAGATGCCGTGACGGTCGCAGATGTTATTTTGGGAAAATTGGACAGTTTCATTCGACAGAATACTGGGAAaacaggaaagaaaaagaaagaaaatagtagGCCCAAGTAATTTCAATAGTAATGTGatgtcaaataataatattcctATGACCCCCAGAGGCAACTTGTCGTCTTCTAATCAAAGAACCCACCTCACTCGGCAACCTGCTCAAAGAGAACAACCTTaacactcactctctctctctctctctctctcgcttacTAGAGTCATCAGCACAGACCCATCATGACACGGTGACCAGGTTCGTCGAGGAACTCTGAAAATCTCCGTTAATATATGCAAAACTTATTGTATTGGCTGATCTGGGCATTGATTATCAGTTCATTCATCACTTCATACTGCTTACCATTCCACGAAATTTCTTGGAATTTTAATGAATCTTGTGTTTTTTCCTTAACTTTTTTAGAGGTGGACCTTTACATTAATTGCTGGGTTTTTACTTGTTTGGTGGACCTGATCCTGTCTATTCTTTAACATTCAACGAACTTTCGGGCAATTTTAACGAGTTTTGGGGGTTTTTTGTCTATTACGTAGGGGTGGAGctttatcttcttctctcttttattattttttattttctctaaattcAGACCAATCATATCCTTGTGTGGTTCATTGTTGAAGACTTAACTACtggtttttgcttttttttgttccttGATCCCGAAGAGcctctaattctattttttgtacttttatttttgaaatcaacCTTGCCTTTATCAATACCCTTATGaatgattttcattttcattaatatatcataaattGTTAGCATACTTACTGGTCGGACGCCATTATCTCAATGTAAAGTATGATCCTAGACATTATCACCGCCCTGATTGTCTCTGAGAACAGATATTACGCCGAAGATTAGCTGATCGGAGAAGAAATTGTGCCGTTCCTCGGTGGTGGAGAAGGTGAGCTTCATCTTCCTGTAACATTTTGAAtcgtatatttatttaagtgatTTTTTGCATTCTTTTTTATGCTTTCTTTAATCCTAATTTAGGATAGCAATAAGCGGATCGGTGTCAATTGTTATCCTCGATGGCAGAGTTAGTTGGGCCAAGGTTGTACAGTTGCTGTAATTGCAGAAACCATGTAGCCCTTCACGATGATGTCATTTCTAAATCTTTTCAGGTGAGAACCTAATGTTGGTTTTGCTGTGTCTTTAAGCTTTTAGCGTTTATATGCCCTTGTATGTGTATCAGTTGACTATTTTACCGACCGAGAATTCATTAAGTGGCTGTAAACAATGATATGGTGAAGATGAATCAAATCAAGAGTGAAGATAACTCATATTTAACTAATGAATGATCTGGTTTGTGTTATTGTGCTCCATGAAGCGGAGGTTGTTTGCACTTATCCATGTCTGTAATTAGATCATTTTGTATGTGATTTGGCTATGCTGCTATGCCAAAACTCGATccacatttttcatttttatgttgtAGGGGAGAAATGGTCGAGCGTTTCTGTTCTCCCACGCGATGAACATTATGGTGGGACCAAAAGAGGACAGGCACCTCATGACAGGTCTTCACACTGTAGCTGATGTCTCCTGCTGTGATTGTCGTGTGGTACTTGGTTGGAAGTATGAAAGAGCCTATGAGGAAACTCAGAAATACAAGGAAGGGAAGTTCATACTTGAGAAGTCGAGAATAGTCAAGGAAAACTGGTAGCACCAACGAAGTTTTAGTCTCATTTATCCTTATGCCAGTTTAAGAGGATTGAATTTGATGCCTCGACGAGGATTATCTTGTCCAGAACATACTGATCAATTGAAGATGCTAAATTATTGTTCCTTGCTGTGCATTCTACTTGTGTTTTCTCTGTAAATTGTATTTAGAGATCATCAATTATGTGGTTGGTAAATCTGTGATTCATTATGTGGTTGGATTTCAATTGAATACATAGAACCATTGTAATCTAGACGTGTCTCTGTCATGGATCAAGAACACTGAGCATAATATGTTTGAAAAACTCTATATATCATTCTTCTAATCATCATACTCTCAACATCCcttgatgtgacattaaatgattggTCTACAAGTAGAACATAACAAATAGTCtctaatcatttaatgtcacatcgtAGGATGGTgggtagcattactcataattgAATAGGCATACGGTTTCCATTCAATTTATGAGGATTTCAGTCTACCGCTTTTTCCATATAGAAAGACAGTAATGATTGTTTTATTTGTGtgatacttaaattatgttACAACAGAACTCATGACATACCATGGTAATGTAAAACCCATGATATGCTTTTCTTCAAGTCAAATGTGGAAAATTACATTACCGTGTTGTAGAGCTTTTTGATATGCTTATCTTCAATTTAAATGTGGTCAGAGCTAAAGTTGGGGCAAATCATCCTATGTGACTGACAAGAGTATATGATGATGAATGCATGGAAAAAGCATCCGAGGGTATGGTATTTTGTCTTCATCCCTAACACAACTTACGGAT
It contains:
- the LOC121235504 gene encoding uncharacterized mitochondrial protein AtMg00810-like, which encodes LRQLDVKNAFLNGTLTDQVYMEQPPGYIDPRFPNHVCQLKKALYGLKQAPRAWFQSFSTFLIHLGFSCSRADTSLFIYHQKSNIIYLLLYVDDIIITGNNSSLLDSFTCKLNSEFATKDLGSLSYFLGLEATPTSDGFFISQLKYARDILSRAQLLDSKPVHIPMVVSQHLSADGSLFSDPTLYRSLVGALQYLTITQPDIAHAVNSVSQFLHAPTEDHFLAVKRILRYVKGTIHFGLTFRPSSSPGALVAYSDTDWADCPDTRRSTSGYSIYLGDNLVSWSAKKQPTVFRSSCESEYCALAFTVAELIWLTHLLRDLQVPMSQQPLLLCDNKSAFFLAPIRFHTNGLSMLNWTITFSVNLLWLANFAPNMSHLIYRLLIFLLRVFLVLYLSSFDPTSTSDPIRRFACGGC
- the LOC121235771 gene encoding protein yippee-like At4g27745, yielding MAELVGPRLYSCCNCRNHVALHDDVISKSFQGRNGRAFLFSHAMNIMVGPKEDRHLMTGLHTVADVSCCDCRVVLGWKYERAYEETQKYKEGKFILEKSRIVKENW